Sequence from the Amaranthus tricolor cultivar Red isolate AtriRed21 chromosome 16, ASM2621246v1, whole genome shotgun sequence genome:
CGGCTACTGGACTTTCACCATCTAGGGTACCGCACTCCACAGATTCGCCTAGCAGCACGACGCTTGTATTGCTCTCCCACAACCCCGTTTTCACGGTTTAGGCTGCTCCCATTTCGCTCGCCGCTACTACGGGAATCGCTTTTGCTTTCTTTTCCTCTGGCTACTAAGATGTTTCAGTTCGCCAGGTTGTCTCTTGCCTGCCCATGGATTCAGCAGAAGTTCGAAAGGTTGCCCTATTCGGGAATCTCCGGATCTCGGCTTATTTTCAACTCCCCGAAGCATTTCGTCGATTAATACGCCCTTCCTCGTCTCTGGGTGCCTAGGTATCCACCGTAAGCCTTTCCTCGTTTGAACCTCGCCCTTAACTTTAAGGTTATGCCATCTAAGGTGCTGCTAAATGTAAATGGAAGGATCTTATCAACGTCCATGAATGATAAATCATAGATCGAACGGCCGAATCGGAAAAATTGGGTGCTATCATATAGCTTTGTATCGGCTAAGTTCACGAGTTGGAGATAAGCGGACTCGAACCGCTGACATCCGCCACAGGGTAAACCACCGTCTCTCAGGCCCCCGACTGACTGATTCTACCATAGAGGCCAACGATAGACAATAACTCCCCCCCGAACACAGCTTACAACTTTCATCGTACTGTGCTCTCCAAAGAGCAACTCTTCTCAAAATCTCAAAAAAAGGTGATAAGTTGGAATCCAATTCGAATTAAGGATTCTTGTGGTTCCGGAGGATCCAGCTACAGGAGAACCAGGAACAGAGAGCTTTCCCCCCTTTTCCGACCGATTCCTTAGTCTTAAGAATGctggttttaaggttttaagaATGAGTGATTGCCCTTCTCCGACCCTTACTGCCCAACCTGGGAGCGGACAGCTAATGCGTTCCACGTATTGAATTGAACAGGGTTCTATGGTCGGCCCGTGACCCCTGGATGCCGAAGGCGTCCTTGGGGTGATCTCGTAGTTCCTACGGGGTGGAGACGATGGGGTCGGTCCATGGATTTTCCTTCCTTTTGCCGCATTTTGCTCAAAGGGTTGAAGGGAGATAGTGCATCAAGCTGTTCGCAAGGGACAACTTGATCCTCTTCCCCAGGATCCAAGATTAGGGAACCCTAGGAGAGCCGCCGACTCCAACTACTGTCCATGTATGATCCATACTAGATCTGACCAACTGCCCATCCTACCTCCTCTACGTTCTTGACAGCCCATCTTTGTTTTGTCTCAGTAGAGTCTTTCAGTGGCATGTTTCGGTCCTCTTCCCCATTACTTAGAAAAAGTGAGCCACCGGTTCAGGTACAAGATACTATCATTACCGCCTGGACAATTAGACATCCAACCCGTAATCGCAACGACCCAATTGCAAGAGCGGCGCTCTACCAACTGAGCTATATCCCCCCGAGCCAAGTGGAGCATGCATGAAGGAGTCAGACGCTTCTTCGATTCTTATTCTTTTACCTGGCGCAGCTGGGCCATCCTGGACTTGAACCAGAGACCTCGCCCGTGAAGTAAATCATCGCACCTACGGTCCAACCAATTTGGAGAGAATCAATAGATTCCTTTTCGGGAGCGATTCATCCTTCCCGAACGCAGCATACAACTCTCCGTTGTACTGCGCTCTCCAAGTGTGCTTGTTCCCCCCTTCTTCCTTCTTACCATGGCAAGTCTTTGTGAAATAACTCCGatgagaagaaaaaagaaggcATTAAGAGACCCTCCTGGCCCAACCCTAGACACTCTAAGATCCTTTTTCAAACCTGCTCCCATTTCGAGTCAAGAGATAGATAAATAGACACATCCCATTCCACTGATCGGGGGGCGCTCGTAGTGACTGAGGGGGTCGAAGACCAAGAAGTGAGTTATTTATACCAAGCATTCTTCTTACGGCTAGATCCAATCTCCTGGTCCCTGCGGAAAGGAAAAAGAATTTCACGTTCTTCCTTTCGGGAAGGGAGGATTAGGGAAATCCTATTGATTGCAGCTTTCTCCAGACCTCTGGGAAAGCATGAAAAAAAAAGGCTCGAATGGTACGATCCTTCCGTCACCCCAGAATGAATGAAAGGGGTGATCTCGTAGTTCTTGGTCTGTGAAGATGCGTTGTTAGGTGCTCCATTTCCATTGAGGCCGAACCTAAACCTGTGCTCGAGAGATAGCTGTCCATACACTGATAAGGGATGTATGGATTCTCGAGAAGAGAGGAGCCGTAGTGGTCCCCCCCGGACCGCCCGGATCCCACGAGTGAATCGAAAGTTGGATCTACATTGGATCTCACCTGAATCGCCCCATCTATCCTCCTGAGGAGAAGTTTGGTTTCAAACCCCGGTTCGAACAGGAGGAGTACGCCATGCTAATGTGCCTTAGATGATCCACATCTCAAGGTCAGGCGCTGATGGGCACATTGAACTATCCATGTGGTTGAGAGCCCTCACAGCCCAGGCACAACGACGCAATTATCAGGGGCGCGCTCTACCACTGAGCTAATAGCCCGTCGTGCGGGCCCCCAGCGGGAGGCCCACTATGCCAAAAGCGAGGGAAACCCCATCCCTCTCTTTCCTTTTTACGTCCCCATGTCGCCACACGGGGGGACATGGACACAAAAAAGGGAATCCTATCAACTTGTTCCGACCTAGGATAATAAGCCCATGAGCTTGGTTTTACTTCACCGCCGAGAAACAAAAGAAGACTTCCACCTCCAAGTTTAACTCAGACGTCGCTCGCTTCTTTTGGGGTGTGAAGCAGTGTCAAACCAAAATACCCAACAAGCATTAGCTCTCCCTGAAAAGGAGGTGATCCAGCCGCACCTTCCAGTACGGctaccttgttacgacttcacTCCAGTCACTAGCCCTGCCTTCGGCATCCCCCTCCTTGCGGTTAAGGTAACGACTTCGGGCATGGCCAGCTCCCATAGTgtgacgggcggtgtgtacaaggCCCGGGAACGAATTCACCGCCGTATGGCTGACCGGCGATTACTAGCGATTCCGGCTTCATGCAGGCGAGTTGCAGCCTGCAATCCGAACTGAGGACGGGTTTTTGGGGTTAGCTCACCCTCGCGGGATCGCGACCCTTTGTCCCGGCCATTGTAGCACGTGTGTCGCCCAGGGCATAAGGGGCATGATGACTTGACGTCATCCTCACCTTCCTCCGGCTTATCACCGGCAGTCTGTTCAGGGTTCCAAACTCAACGTTGGCAACTAAACACGAGGGTTGCGCTCGTTGCGGGACTTAACCCAACACCTTACGGCACGAGCTGACGACAGCCATGCACCACCTGTGTCCGCGTTCCCGAAGGCACCCCTCTCTTTCAAGAGGATTCGCGGCATGTCAAGCCCTGGTAAGGTTCTTCGCTTTGCATCGAATTAAACCACATGCTCCACCGCTTGTGCGGGCCCCCGTCAATTCCTTTGAGTTTCATTCTTGCGAACGTACTCCCCAGGCGGGATACTTAACGCGTTAGCTACAACACTGCACGGGTCGATACGCACAGCGCCTAGTATCCATCGTTTACGGCTAGGACTACTGGGGTATCTAATCCCATTCGCTCCCCTAGCTTTCGTCTCTCAGTGTCAGTGTCGGCCCAGCAGAGTGCTTTCGCCGTTGGTGTTCTTTCCGATCTCTACGCATTTCACCGCTCCACCGGAAATTCCCTCTGCCCCTACCGTACTCCAGCTTGGTAGTTTCCACCGCCTGTCCAGGGTTGAGCCCTGGGATTTGACGGCGGACTTAAAAAGCCACCTACAGACGCTTTACGCCCAATCATTCCGGATAACGCTTGCATCCTCTGtcttaccgcggctgctggcacagAGTTAGCCGATGCTTATTCCCCGGATACCGTCATTGCTTCTTCTCCGGGAAAAGAAGTTCACGACCCGTGGGCCTTCTACCTCCACGCGGCATTGCTCCGTCAGGCTTTCGCCCATTGCGGAAAATTCCCCACTGCTGCCTCCCGTAGGAGTCTGGGCCGTGTCTCAGTCCCAGTGTGGCTGATCATCCTCTCGGACCAGCTACTGATCATCGCCTTGGTAAGCTATTACCTCACCAACTAGCTAATCAGACGCGAGCCCCTCCTCGGGCGGATTCCTCCTTTTGCTTCTCAGCCTACGGGGTATTAGCAGCCGTTTCCAGCTGTTGTTCCCCTCCCAAGGGCAGGTTCTTACGCGTTACTCACCCGTCCGCCACTGGAAACACCACTTCCCGTCCGACTTGCATGTGTTAAGCATGCCGCCAGCGTTCATCCTGAGCCAGGATCGAACTCTCCATGAGATTCATAGTTGCATTACTTATAGCTTCCTTGTTCGTAGACAAAGCGGATTCGGAATTGTATTTCATTCCAAGGCATAACTTGTATCCATGCGCTTAATATTCGCCTGGAGTTCGCTCCCCGAAATATAGCCATCCCTACCCCCTCACGTCAATCCCACGAGCCTCTTATCCATTCTCATTCAATCACGGCGGGGGAACAAGTCAAAATAGAAAAACTCACATTGGGTTTAGGGATAATCAGGCTCGAACTGATGACTTTCACCACGTCAAGGTGACACTCTACCGCTGAGTTATATCCCTTCCCTGCCCCGATCGAGAAATAGAACTGACTAATCCTAAGGCAAAGGGTCGAGAAACTCAACGCCACTATTCTACTATTCTTGTCTTGAACAACTTGAAGCCGAGACTTCTTTTCGCACTATTACGGATACGAAAATAATGGGGAAATTTGGATTCAATTGTCAACTGCTCCTATCGGAAATCGGATTGACGACGGATTTGAGCCATAGCACATGCTTTCATATTGATATAGGTAGGAGAAGAACCCGACTcggtattaaaaaaaatagaggaaGCAGAACCAAGTCAAGATGATACGGATCAACCCCTTCTTCTTGCGCCAAAGATCTTACCCTTTCCAAAGGAACTTCAGTTCCATCTCTTTTCCATCTCCATTCAAGAGTTTTTATGTGTTTCCACGCCCCCCCGAAAAATGGACCAATTTCTGAACACATACCACACTCGTCACTCCAAAAAGGATAAAGGTAACCCCATCATTAACCACttcatttattaatttcataGTAATAGAAATACATGTCCTACCGAGACAGAATTTGTAACTTGCTATCTTCTTGCCTAGCAGGCAAAGATTTACCTCCGTGGAAAGGATGATTCATTCCATTCGGATCGACATGAGAGTCCAACTACATTGCATTGCCAGAATCTGTGTTGTATATTTGAAAGAGGTTGACCTCCTTGCTTCTCATCGTACAATCCTCTTCCCGACGAGCCCTCCTTCTCCTCGGTCCGCAGAGACAAAATGTAGGGCTCGTGCCAACAGTTCATCACGGAAGAAGGGACTCACTGAGCCGGGATCACTAACTAATACTAATCTAATAGAAAATACTAATATAATAGAAAAGAACTGTCTTTTCTGTATACTTTCCCCGGTTCTATTGCTACCGCGGGCTTT
This genomic interval carries:
- the LOC130803205 gene encoding LOW QUALITY PROTEIN: uncharacterized protein ycf68-like (The sequence of the model RefSeq protein was modified relative to this genomic sequence to represent the inferred CDS: inserted 4 bases in 3 codons; deleted 2 bases in 2 codons); amino-acid sequence: MAYSSCSNRGLKPNXLLRRIDGAIQVRSNVDPTFDSLVGSGRSGXGPLRLLSSRESIHPLSVYGQLSLEHRFRFGLNGXMEHLTTHLHRPRTTRSPLSSFWGDGRIVPFEPFFSCFPRGLEKAAINRISLILPSRKEEREILFPFRRDQEIGSSRKKNAWYK